The Liquorilactobacillus nagelii DSM 13675 DNA window AGTTTCTAATCATCTATCCAAAAACTAGTTTGACCAAAGAATATTTAGCATTAGAGTTAAAATTGCTTACTAAGTTTTCCCTTTTTTACTAGCTTTTGAACAGACTTTGTTGCTGTTTTCTTGGTAACTGTTCCCTAGTTTAACAGCAAGAGGAAAAGGGACTAAAACTCAATCGTTTTCTTAAATTGAAGTAACGTGGTACTCAAAAACTATCTGGCATGTTATAATGTGGACAGAAAAAGGAAGCCCTGCTGGAACAGGACTTCCCATGTAGAGCCGCTTAAGACGGTGGCAAAGTTTAATAATAGATTAAATAATCCGTTAGCCCTGCCAAAAGCTAAGACGGATTATTTTTTTTGCTGACTTTTGATCAGCTCAACAATTAATGCGATTAAGGCTACGATAAACATACCGAAAGCCAGCATTAATTGTAAAGCGTCCGCAACGGACACTTAGGCTTACTCCTTTCATTAGGATTTATGGGCTTTAGAGGTTTAACACCATAAGCACCACCCCCGATTGGAAATAGCCACCGCCTTAACTTCTCTACTTGATCCATTATACAGGGAATATAATTGTTTTAGAAACATATTTTTAAATCAGTAGCGTATATTTCATTTTAACTGGGGTTATGCTAATAGCACAGGACTTCCAAGTTAAATCTGTAAATAATTTTTTTTAAAAAAAGGAGGTCACAGAACTCTATAAAAGATAACATAACAGTTGATGGAAGAGGGTTGCTACCACGCTTTTTCTATAGAGGACAATCAAGTGACTTCAAAAATATTAATAACATTGCTAGCGTCTTTAGGCAAAAAAACTCTCCGGATATACTCGTGAATATTCATTCACTAATGAGTACATGCGAAGGTACGCAAATGATTTTAACAATTTAGAAAATAATTTTTTCACCTGTCTTATATGCAACATTTTGGCTTGCCAACTGGGTTATTAGATGTAACAACTAATGATCTTGTGGCTCTTTATTTTGCCTGTCAATCTCATATTGATTCTAAAGGAAATGAAGCAAATGGGACAGTTACCATGTTTATTTTAACAGAACGCAAATAGTGATGACTACACGTACTACAGTAGTCGTAGTGATCCGGTAGAAATCTTGTCAACACTAGTGTTAATGGACGAAGCCAAAAAGAAAACCATTTATGACAGTATATCTTCTTATAATAAAAACGTTGACGCTTTGTTGAATCATTTATAACCATAGTTGGTACATGTATAAGGTCAAGCAGTTTTCAAGGGACTACTATCTGATACAGTAGAGTAATTCTAACCCCTTTGTTTTCACTAACTTAAATTTACATTTTCTGTGCTTATACTAACCAGTAACTATAATTTTAAAATCCGTGTCCTCTACAAGTCTATGGTTATGAGCCGACACGAATTTAGCAATTTCCATAATAGAATAAAAATAATCCCCTTCCGAATGTCTTTAGTAAAGATATTCACAGGAGATTATATTGAAGGAAATTATATTATTGTAATGCGACTAGAATTTACCATCATAAGCTGCTTGGAAAATCTTGACAATGTCCGCTTGGTTGCCTTTACGTGGGTTAGAAAAGGCATTCCCATCTTTCAAGGCGTTTTTAGCCATCAATTCAAAATCTGCTGGTTTAGCTCCAATTTCTTTGATTGTTTTAGGAATACCCACATCTGCTGCCATTTGCTTCATTGCTTTAATTGACAACATCGCTGCATCCCTAGTTGACAAGCCTGCTGTATTTTCACCCATAAACTTTGCTAATTCAGCGAACCTGTCTGGGCAGGCAATTAAATTGTACTCTTCAACATATGGCAATAACAAAGCACAACAGACACCATGAGGCGCATCATACTGACCACCCAATTGATGGGCCATGGCGTGAACGTAACCTAGATTTGCGTTATTAAACGCCATTCCAGCTAGCATTTCTGCTTCAACCATTTTGGTTCGGGCCGCCAAATTATGACCATTAGCAACCGCTTCACGTAATGAGCTTTCAATTAATTTAATAGCTTCAATGCACTGGGAATCAGTAATCGGATTATGGTCAACTGAAACATAAGGTTCGATTGCTTGGACAAAAGCATCCATCCCTGTAGCAGCAGTAACTGATTTGGGAACATCCAACATCAATGTTGGGTCATTAAATGATACTAGTGGAATATTCCTCCAAGAAACAACCACAAACTTCAGATGAGTTTCTTCATTAGTAATAACCGCATGACGTGTCAATTCAGAACCCGTACCCGCAGTGGTATTAACCGCAATTAGCGGTGGAAGTGGTTTGGTCAATGTTTCAATACCAGCCAGTTTGGTAATATCATCGCCGTTAGTTAAAATAATCCCGGCACCTTTACCAGTATCATGTGAAGAACCTCCGCCAACAGTAATAATTGAATCTGCTCCACTTTTCAGATAGAGTTGCTTAACTTCTTCAATGTTATGCACTTTAGGATTAGGCTCAACTCCTTGATAAATCACATAGTCAATCCCCGCCTGCTTCAAAGAAGCAATTGTTTGTTCAACTGGCCCGTTTTTCAGTTCTTTCAAAAACTTTTCGGTGACGATTACTGGCTTTTTCATACCCAACATTTTTGCACGGTCACCAATTTTCGAAATCACGCCTGGGCCAAAGAAATTAACACTTGGCATTAAGAAATCATAGCTACGTTCTGACATAAGCATCTTCCTTTGTGATATTTTTTACAAGTCCACCATAGTTCAATTCGACCATAATGTCTAGTCTTTCATCGACTTTTTTTATTTCAAGTAATCACTTGTGATTTTTTTTCGAAGATACTTGTAATTATAGACCCGCGGAGGCTTATTATATGATAGGCTTTACTATATCTTTATCTTGTTGAGTTAACATCACTAACATTGATCGTCGGCAAGCTTATAACCAGAAAATTTATTGGATGTCGTTGTCAATGTTGCAATAATAGACGGCCATAGGGTTTGCGTGCCAAAGTGTTTAAAATTATAACCCCCTCGAATATCTATAATGTAATAATAAAGATATTCGAGGGGGTTATTTCAATTTTTTTCATCTTGTTGAGCTAGAACTTTATTAACATTGATTGTTGGCATATTATAGCCCGGAAATTCGTTGGAGGTTGTTGTCAATGTAGCGACAATAGCACGTGCATAAGGATAAAGAATAGCAACTGCATTATTACGTACCAAAGTGTCCAAACCAACCTCGGTAAGATCTTCATCAGGATTATAAACAAAGGTTCCTATTATAGAACAATTAACTTGGAATGGAATATCTTTGCCATCTAAAGAACCGACCATAACCGATAGTGTGATATTAATATCACTGTTTTCTACATTAATTTTTGTTGTTATCTTAGGTTCTAGCGAAATAGGGTCTGTTACAGTTTCAAACCTTGGATTTCGTTTATACTCCATTGCTATAACCTTATATCCCAAGAATTGTAAAACACTCATTATGCAACAACCCCTAACGTCTTGTCATTAAAAAACATATTATCTTCGCACAGCTGCAAGGTGTTATAGAAAGTACTATCAGAAACATATGCATGAGTATCAAACTTGTTAGACACTGAATGATCTGACATTGCTTGCAAAATATCAGGCAGTTTCTTTTGATAGTGATAGTTTTCCTCAATAGACTTAAATAAAACATCCTGGTATTTCACTTGTATCCGTTGATTGTTTTCAATCTGCGTTAATGATGAGGCTCCGATTCCAAGCAACTTAGCAAATTCTCTGACTGACAGATTTAATTTTTCACGCAATTTTCGAATGTTTTCAGGAGTCATGTAGCCTTTGCGTTTCCTGTAAGCGTTAAACCCTCTTCTCACATTTTCCATTGGATCATTGAAATCTCCCCACAACTCTCCATTTTTATCTTGCCAATAGTGATTCATCACTAATAAATCAGATTCATCTTTAACTTTTATGACCTCTGGTTTCCAAATCTCGTTATAATTTTCAGTAGTTTCCAATTCAGGGTTATAGAGTTTTTTTGACTTTTTCATTTTAAGGCCCTCTCTTTTTCTACTAATTTAGCTTATTATCTATACGGAAAATACAAGGGATACTCTGCTTCATGTAATGAAATCCATATAACAACCCCACTTGGTCTATCTTGAAATTTCAAATAACAGGAGAGACCATTTATATCCAAACCAAAAACCCAAACATCACTAGGAACAGGTGGTTGATGATTATCTGCTATTGGACCTGAAATATAGTTTTTCCAGGTCAATAAATCGTGAATCCTATCAAAAGCAACCTCTTGATCTATTCCTAACCTACTAAGTGTCAATAAATTTTTCTGCCGGGTACTAAGACGCCACTGTTCTCGCCTATTTTGAATACTTACAATTATGTTTTTTATATCATCTACACTAGTCACTGATTACACATCCTGGCTGCCTTACATGTATGATTTCACCACATTAAATGACAATAAATTTTTAATTATATTGCTATTTTTCACTGATAAAATAATAATTCGCAAAAATATAATATTAACTCGGCATCCAGTTGACTTAATTTACTGAATATATTTATTATCTCAAAAACATATAAAAAATTAAAGTTTACTAAAAAAACATCATTTAAACAGATGATCTGCTAAATGATGTCCTTGATTAACTATTTTGTTTGTTGCTTGATTTGCTGAACAGCTTGAGCTAAAGCCTGTTGTTGATAAGCGGCCACTGCTGT harbors:
- a CDS encoding helix-turn-helix domain-containing protein, with the protein product MKKSKKLYNPELETTENYNEIWKPEVIKVKDESDLLVMNHYWQDKNGELWGDFNDPMENVRRGFNAYRKRKGYMTPENIRKLREKLNLSVREFAKLLGIGASSLTQIENNQRIQVKYQDVLFKSIEENYHYQKKLPDILQAMSDHSVSNKFDTHAYVSDSTFYNTLQLCEDNMFFNDKTLGVVA
- a CDS encoding FRG domain-containing protein: MQHFGLPTGLLDVTTNDLVALYFACQSHIDSKGNEANGTVTMFILTERK
- a CDS encoding protein-export chaperone SecB, giving the protein MSVLQFLGYKVIAMEYKRNPRFETVTDPISLEPKITTKINVENSDINITLSVMVGSLDGKDIPFQVNCSIIGTFVYNPDEDLTEVGLDTLVRNNAVAILYPYARAIVATLTTTSNEFPGYNMPTINVNKVLAQQDEKN
- a CDS encoding iron-containing alcohol dehydrogenase, coding for MSERSYDFLMPSVNFFGPGVISKIGDRAKMLGMKKPVIVTEKFLKELKNGPVEQTIASLKQAGIDYVIYQGVEPNPKVHNIEEVKQLYLKSGADSIITVGGGSSHDTGKGAGIILTNGDDITKLAGIETLTKPLPPLIAVNTTAGTGSELTRHAVITNEETHLKFVVVSWRNIPLVSFNDPTLMLDVPKSVTAATGMDAFVQAIEPYVSVDHNPITDSQCIEAIKLIESSLREAVANGHNLAARTKMVEAEMLAGMAFNNANLGYVHAMAHQLGGQYDAPHGVCCALLLPYVEEYNLIACPDRFAELAKFMGENTAGLSTRDAAMLSIKAMKQMAADVGIPKTIKEIGAKPADFELMAKNALKDGNAFSNPRKGNQADIVKIFQAAYDGKF